A stretch of Oryza brachyantha chromosome 4, ObraRS2, whole genome shotgun sequence DNA encodes these proteins:
- the LOC102711615 gene encoding E3 ubiquitin-protein ligase PUB23-like, giving the protein MGEESPAVEVPSYFVCPISLEIMRDPVTLSTGITYDRESIERWVFTDGHGECPVTKQRLAPADREPTPNHTLRRLIQGWCAVHAVERFPTPRPPVDAARVTAIVEAAGPLRRGQQELMASLGELADIVAESDRNRRCVQGAPGAVEFLVSVVKEHVCVETTFKISQDEVCGVQDSPNESSPEEAALIILHSLKLTEESLKRVLEGSGGDDFLDTLACVLRRPSYLSRMQGIHLLRSAVSAMPPARLTSASAELVDGVVRVIADRLSAKAVKVALTVLCRLCPWGRNRVKAVEAGAVSALVRLLLDEGCGGCNGGGDRRACELAIVAVDHLCGCAEGRLELVAHPAGLAVLSCAATRLSAAGTESAVRALHAVARHSATPAVLQEMLAVGVVARLLFLLQVGASGDRTRARAREMLKMHARVWRDSPCLASHLNASYPR; this is encoded by the coding sequence ATGGGGGAGGagtcgccggcggtggaggtgcCGTCGTACTTCGTGTGCCCGATCTCGCTGGAGATCATGCGGGACCCGGTGACGCTGTCGACGGGGATCACGTACGACAGGGAGAGCATCGAGCGGTGGGTGTTCACCGACGGCCACGGCGAGTGCCCCGTGACGAAGCAGCGGCTGGCGCCGGCGGACCGGGAGCCCACGCCGAACCACACGCTCCGCCGGCTCATACAGGGCTGGTGCGCCGTGCACGCCGTCGAGAGGTTCCCCACCCCTCGCCCTCCCGTCGACGCCGCCCGCGTCACGGCCATCGTGGAAGCCGCCGGGCCGCTCCGGAGGGGCCAGCAGGAGCTGATGGCTTCGCTGGGGGAGCTCGCGGACATCGTCGCCGAGAGCGACCGCAACCGGCGGTGCGTCCAGGGCGCCCCCGGCGCCGTGGAGTTCCTCGTGTCCGTCGTCAAGGAGCACGTCTGCGTCGAAACGACGTTCAAGATTTCCCAGGACGAGGTATGCGGCGTGCAGGATTCTCCGAACGAGAGctcgccggaggaggcggctcTGATCATCCTGCATTCGCTTAAGCTCACCGAGGAGAGCCTCAAGAGGGTCTTagaaggcagcggcggcgacgatttCTTGGACACCTTGGCGTGCGTCCTGCGGCGGCCGAGCTACCTCTCGCGGATGCAAGGAATCCATCTCCTGAGATCGGCGGTCTCGGCGATGCCTCCCGCGCGGCTGACATCGGCAAGCGCCGAGCTGGTCGACGGCGTGGTGAGGGTGATCGCGGACAGGTTGTCGGCGAAGGCGGTCAAGGTGGCGCTCACCGTGCTCTGCCGGCTCTGCCCGTGGGGCCGGAACCGCGTCAAGGCGGTCGAGGCCGGCGCCGTGTCCGCGCTGGTGCGTCTCCTCCTCGACGAGGGCTGCGGCGGctgcaacggcggcggcgaccggcgcgcGTGCGAGCTCGCCATCGTGGCGGTCGACCATCTCTGCGGCTGCGCGGAGGGTCGTCTGGAGCTGGTGGCGCACCCGGCGGGGCTGGCCGTGCTGTCCTGCGCGGCGACACGGCTGTCCGCCGCGGGGACCGAGAGCGCCGTCCGCGCGCTGCACGCCGTGGCGAGGCACTCCGCCACGCCGGCGGTGCTCCAGGAGATGCTGGCCGTCGGGGTGGTGGCGAGACTGCTCTTCCTGCTGCAGGTCGGCGCCTCCGGCGACCggacgagggcgagggcgagggagATGCTCAAGATGCACGCCAGGGTGTGGAGGGACTCGCCGTGCTTGGCGTCGCATCTGAATGCATCCTACCCTCGTTGA